Proteins encoded in a region of the Capra hircus breed San Clemente chromosome 3, ASM170441v1, whole genome shotgun sequence genome:
- the CDC7 gene encoding cell division cycle 7-related protein kinase, which yields MEPALGIRMDEPMTFSPLGGQFQADGSLKKQEQNFKPPGVKKDIEKLYEAVPQLGNLFKIKDKIGEGTFSSVYLATAQLQVGPEEKIALKHLIPTSHPIRIAAELQCLTVAGGQDNVMGVKYCFRKNDHVVIAMPYLEHESFLDILNSLSFQEVREYMFNLFKALKRIHQFGIVHRDVKPSNFLYNRCLKKYALVDFGLAQGTHDTKIELLKFVQSEAHQESCSQNKSYVITGNKISLSGPAAPKELDQQSTLKTSVKRPYTNAQIQTKHGKDGKEGSVGLSVQRSVFGERNFNIHSSISHESPAVKLMKQSKTVDLLSRKLGTKKKTISTKVMNSGVMRKTASSCPASLTCDCYATDKVCSICLSRRQQVAPRAGTPGFRAPEVLTKCPNQTTAIDMWSAGVIFLSLLSGRYPFYKASDDLTALAQIMTIRGSRETIQAAKTFGKSILCSKEVPAQDLRKLCEKLRGVNSHTPKLTGDIQECSSHDPAFSEKTENHKIVHCIQTPQAQPSGSSSYEGGSSGRGGNFEASATSLEGWDEVPDEAYDLLDKLLDLNPASRITAAEALLHPFFKDMSL from the exons GTGTTAAAAAAGATATTGAGAAGCTTTATGAAGCTGTACCACAGCTTGGTAATCTGTTTAAGATTAAGGACAAAATTGGAGAAG GCACTTTCAGCTCTGTTTATTTGGCCACAGCACAGTTACAAGTTGGACCTGAAGAGAAAATTGCTCTAAAACACTTAATTCCAACAAGTCATCCCATAAGAATTGCAGCTGAACTTCAGTGCTTGACAGTGGCTGG GGGGCAAGACAATGTCATGGGAGTTAAATACTGCTTTAGGAAAAATGATCATGTGGTTATTGCTATGCCATATCTGGAGCATGAGTCCTTTTTG GACATtttgaattctctttcttttcaagaagTACGGGAATATATGTTTAATCTGTTCAAAGCTTTGAAACGCATTCATCAGTTTGGTATTGTTCACCGTGATGTTAAGCCCAGCAATTTTTTATATAATAGGTGCTTGAAAAA GTATGCCTTGGTAGACTTTGGTTTGGCCCAAGGAACCCATGATACTAAAATAGAGCTTCTCAAATTTGTCCAGTCTGAAGCTCACCAGGAAAGCTGTTCACAAAATAAATCCTATGTAATTACCGGCAACAAGATTTCATTGAGTGGCCCAGCAGCACCTAAAGAGCTGGATCAGCAGTCTACCCTAAAAACTTCTGTTAAAAGGCCCTACACAAATGCACAAATTCAGACTAAACACGGAAAAGATGGAAAG GAGGGATCTGTAGGCCTTTCTGTCCAGCGCTCtgtttttggagaaagaaatttcAATATACACAGCTCCATTTCACATGAGAGCCCTGCAGTGAAA CTTATGAAGCAGTCAAAGACTGTGGATTTACTGTCTAGAAAATTAGGAACAAAAAAGAAGACCATTTCTACAAAAGTTATGAATAGTGGTGTGATGAGGAAAACTGCCAGTTCTTGCCCAGCTAGCCTGACCTGTGACTGTTACGCAACAGATAAAGTTTGCAGTATTTGCCTTTCAAG GCGGCAACAGGTTGCACCTAGGGCAGGTACACCAGGATTCAGAGCACCAGAGGTCTTGACGAAGTGCCCCAATCAAACTACAG CAATTGACATGTGGTCTGCAGGCGTCATATTCCTTTCTTTGCTTAGTGGAAGATATCCATTTTATAAAGCAAGTGATGATTTAACTGCTTTGGCTCAAATTATGACAATTCGTGGATCCAGGGAAACTATCCAGGCTGCTAAAACTTTTG gcaAGTCAATATTGTGTAGCAAAGAAGTTCCAGCACAAGACTTGAGAAAACTTTGTGAGAAGCTTAGAGGTGTAAATTCTCACACTCCTAAATTAACAGGTGATATACAGGAGTGCAGTTCTCATGACCCAGCTTtttcagagaagacagaaaaccATAAAATTGTTCACTGCATACAGACACCTCAAGCGCAGCCCTCAGGGAGTTCATCATATGAAGGTGGCAGCAGTGGCCGTGGGGGCAATTTTGAGGCGTCTGCTACCAGTCTAGAAGGCTGGGATGAGGTGCCTGATGAAGCCTATGACCTGCTTGATAAACTCCTAGATCTGAATCCAGCTTCAAGAATAACAGCAGCAGAAGCTTTGTTGcatccattttttaaagatatgagtTTATGA